In Phocoena phocoena chromosome 19, mPhoPho1.1, whole genome shotgun sequence, a genomic segment contains:
- the FN3KRP gene encoding ketosamine-3-kinase: MEELLKRELDCGSVKTTGHSGGGCISQGRSYDTDRGRVFVKVNPKAEAKRMFEGEMASLTAILKTGTVKVPKPIKVLDAPGGGSLLVMEHLDMRYLSSHAAKLGTQLADLHLDNKRLGETLQKEAGTVGKGGGQVERPFVDQFGFDVVTCCGYLPQVNDWHRDWVTFYARQRIQPQMDLLEQGSGDREARELWAALQLKIPDLFHDLDIVPALLHGDLWGGNVAEDSSGPIIFDPASFYGHSEYELAIAGMFGGFSGSFYSAYHSKVPKAPDFEKRLKLYQLFHYLNHWNHFGSGYRGSSLSIMRNLIK, from the exons ATGGAGGAGCTGCTGAAACGGGAGTTGGACTGCGGCTCCGTCAAGACCACGGGTCACTCGGGGGGTGGGTGCATTAGCCAGGGCCGGAGCTACGACACGGACAGAGGACGAGTGTTTGTGAAAGTGAACCCCAAGGCGGAG GCCAAAAGGATGTTTGAAGGTGAGATGGCAAGTTTAACTGCCATCCTAAAGACAGGCACAGTGAAGGTGCCCAAACCCATCAAGGTCCTCGATGCCCCTGGAGGTGGCAGCCTGCTGGTGATGGAGCATTTGGACATGCGGTATCTGAGCAG TCATGCTGCAAAGCTTGGAACCCAGCTGGCAGATCTACACCTAGACAACAAGAGGCTTGGAGAGACTCTCCAGAAGGAGGCTGGCACAGTGG GGAAAGGAGGTGGGCAAGTGGAGCGGCCCTTTGTGGACCAGTTTGGCTTTGACGTGGTGACGTGCTGCGGGTACCTCCCCCAG GTGAACGACTGGCACAGGGACTGGGTCACATTCTATGCCCGGCAGCGCATTCAACCTCAGATGGACCTGCTGGAACAGGGGTCTGGGGACAGGGAGGCCCGTGAGCTCTGGGCTGCTCTGCAG TTAAAGATCCCTGACCTGTTCCATGATCTGGACATCGTCCCAGCCCTGCTCCACGGAGACCTCTGGGGAGGAAACGTGGCGGAGGATTCCTCTGGGCCCATCATTTTTGACCCAGCTTCCTTCTATGGCCACTCGGAGTATGAGCTGGCGATAGCCGGCATGTTCGGGGGCTTCAGTGGCTCCTTTTACTCCGCCTACCACAGCAAAGTCCCCAAGGCCCCAGACTTCGAGAAGCGCCTTAAGCTGTATCAGCTCTTCCACTACTTGAACCACTGGAATCACTTTGGATCAGGGTACAGAGGGTCCTCCCTCAGCATCATGAGGAATCTCATCAAATGA